A part of Ziziphus jujuba cultivar Dongzao chromosome 8, ASM3175591v1 genomic DNA contains:
- the LOC107414998 gene encoding two-component response regulator-like APRR5 encodes MGEVVLSSEDMEVKGWNEIEKENTETESGTTMKMKKDGCGSSGVVVRWEKFLPRRMMRVLLVEADDSTRQIISALLRKCSYRVAAVPDGLKAWELLKGRPNNVDLILTEVDLPSISGFALLTLIMEHEVCKNIPVIMMSSQDSISTVYKCMMRGAADYLVKPIRRNELSNLWQHVWRRQSSAVNGPKGDSVAQEKVEATSENDAASNHSNGYVACVQRNDENIDKGSDAQSSCTKPEMEAESVHMENMQELSQAVQGKSFLDDFRVQKDEPNINMSRKLLVHGSETGGLMATTYGDTGAEMTPTKGFNPESLRDSNMSSAAGDNNDVSVNCSRNVIDLIGAFDNHPPHNYKIASSNVTGKFDCDPQLDLSLRRSRSSSLENGEKKQKLGHSNSSAFTRYTNRPVQLLNPTSASTYDQGKECATTSENHRLNVGTGYSYNSDTVAPTLSTPKSVITRATGQSNNSEIASLCPQRRVYPVPVPVKGVRFSNLRTGYGSVLPPVFCSQSGQSSMLSPGSTARQESSFLINSFYQKNLEINKSEQVYDSQCQNTNIATDQNMHRQEHKLDSLEDRGHISPTTDQSATSSFCNGNASHLNSMGYGSACGSNSNVDQVSIIRTASDAKNDECFLTQNGNSHRSTQREAALTKFRLKRKDRCYDKKVRYESRKKLAEQRPRVKGQFVRQVQNENPLAETDGNFYDG; translated from the exons ATGGGAGAGGTGGTTCTGAGCAGTGAAGATATGGAAGTGAAGGGTTGGAATGAAATAGAGAAGGAGAACACAGAGACAGAAAGCGGGACaacaatgaagatgaagaaagaTGGTTGCGGTTCAAGTGGTGTGGTTGTGAGGTGGGAAAAATTCTTGCCCAGAAGGATGATGAGGGTTTTGTTGGTTGAAGCCGACGACTCTACAAGGCAAATTATCTCTGCGCTTCTCAGGAAATGCAGCTATAGAG TTGCTGCTGTACCTGATGGCTTAAAGGCATGGGAATTACTGAAGGGAAGACCCAATAATGTTGACCTCATATTAACAGAAGTGGATCTCCCATCGATTTCTGGATTTGCCTTGCTCACGTTGATTATGGAGCATGAAGTTTGCAAAAACATCCCAGTCATAA TGATGTCTTCTCAGGATTCAATTAGCACAGTCTATAAATGTATGATGAGAGGTGCCGCTGACTATCTTGTCAAGCCAATTAGGAGGAATGAGCTGAGCAATCTGTGGCAGCATGTATGGAGAAGACAATCC TCGGCTGTAAATGGCCCCAAAGGTGACAGTGTTGCGCAAGAAAAGGTTGAAGCCACTTCTGAAAACGATGCTGCAAGTAATCACTCAAATGGATATGTGGCATGTGTTCAGAGAAATgatgaaaatattgataaagGGAGTGATGCTCAG AGCTCTTGTACAAAGCCAGAAATGGAAGCTGAGAGTGTTCACATGGAAAATATGCAGGAATTGTCGCAAGCAGTACAAGGAAAATCTTTTCTGGATGACTTTAGAGTACAGAAAGACGAACCAAACATCAATATGAGCAGGAAATTGCTTGTCCATGGAAGTGAAACTGGAG GATTAATGGCAACCACTTATGGGGATACTGGAGCAGAAATGACCCCAACCAAGGGTTTCAATCCAGAAAGCTTGAGGGATAGTAATATGTCTAGTGCAGCTGGTGACAATAATGATGTCTCTGTCAACTGTTCTAGAAATGTCATCGACTTAATTGGAGCTTTTGATAATCACCCACCTCACAATTATAAAATTGCTTCTAGTAATGTAACTGGCAAGTTTGATTGTGATCCACAATTGGATCTTTCATTAAGAAGATCACGTTCCAGTAGCTTAGAGAATGGTGAGAAAAAGCAGAAGCTTGGGCATTCTAACTCCTCAGCCTTTACACG ATACACCAACAGGCCAGTGCAGTTGCTAAATCCAACATCAGCCAGTACTTATGATCAAGGAAAAGAATGTGCAACAACATCTGAGAATCATAGATTGAATGTCGGTACTGGTTACAGTTATAATTCTGATACTGTGGCTCCCACATTAAGTACTCCAAAAAGTGTTATCACACGGGCTACGGGTCAATCTAACAATTCTGAAATTGCATCTTTGTGTCCTCAACGGAGAGTATATCCTGTCCCGGTTCCTGTGAAAGGTGTAAGGTTTAGTAACCTACGCACAGGTTATGGTTCTGTACTTCCTCCGGTATTTTGTTCCCAATCAGGTCAATCATCCATGCTCAGTCCAGGTTCTACAGCCCGACAGGAATCCTCATttctaattaattcattttatcAGAAGAatcttgaaataaataaatctgaGCAGGTGTATGATTCACAATGCCAAAACACCAACATCGCTACCGACCAAAATATGCACAGGCAGGAACACAAATTGGATTCTTTGGAGGATAGGGGGCACATTTCTCCTACCACTGATCAGAGTGCTACCAGTAGTTTCTGTAATGGCAATGCAAGTCATCTTAATAGCATGGGCTATGGAAGTGCTTGTGGAAGTAACAGCAATGTGGATCAGGTTTCTATCATTAGAACTGCTTCAGATGCAAAGAATGATGAATGTTTTCTTACACAAAATGGAAACTCTCATCGATCCACACAAAGAGAAGCAGCTCTAACTAAATTCCGCTTGAAGCGAAAAGATAGATGCTATGACAAGAAG GTTCGTTATGAGAGCAGAAAAAAACTTGCAGAGCAGAGACCAAGAGTTAAGGGACAGTTTGTCCGGCAAGTGCAAAATGAAAATCCACTTGCAGAAACTGATGGGAATTTCTATGATGGTTGA
- the LOC107414922 gene encoding NDR1/HIN1-like protein 26, with protein MSQFYTKSPKHCGKQGFNVDKLYKKLFFGFSVLLTSILALIFLIWLILHPSKPQFSLKEVDIYQLNLSGSHLLNSSIQLTLLSKNPNQKVGIYYDDLQVYAAYKGQQITMYSSLPPFYQGHQDSNLLTASLVGSGLPVAPSFGYEVGRDQTAGRLVLNLRVNGRIRWKVGTWVSGRYRLNVNCVAVMAFGPTIPTGPLISRQGTECSTSI; from the coding sequence ATGTCTCAATTCTATACAAAATCTCCAAAACACTGTGGCAAACAAGGTTTCAACGTTGACAAGCTCTACAAGAAGCTCTTCTTTGGCTTCTCTGTACTCTTAACCTCAATTCTAGCATTGATATTCCTAATTTGGCTTATCCTACACCCTTCAAAACCCCAATTCTCTCTGAAAGAAGTTGACATCTACCAGCTTAACCTCTCAGGCTCTCACCTGCTCAACTCCTCCATCCAACTCACTCTTCTTTCAAAGAACCCGAATCAGAAAGTAGGCATTTACTATGACGACCTGCAAGTCTATGCAGCTTACAAAGGACAGCAGATTACTATGTATAGCTCGCTGCCTCCATTTTACCAAGGCCATCAAGATAGCAATCTGTTAACAGCTTCTTTGGTTGGTTCCGGTTTGCCTGTTGCTCCTTCTTTTGGTTATGAAGTGGGTCGTGATCAGACTGCTGGTAGACTGGTTTTGAATCTCAGAGTTAATGGAAGGATTAGATGGAAGGTTGGAACTTGGGTCTCTGGAAGATACAGATTGAATGTGAACTGTGTTGCTGTTATGGCTTTCGGTCCTACCATTCCAACTGGACCTCTGATTTCCAGGCAAGGGACTGAATGTTCTACCTCCATTTGA
- the LOC107414991 gene encoding ribosome-binding factor PSRP1, chloroplastic, which produces MARLLSSLQANFLHPLYHPSSSSSSSSSSSSVASCSTRPFVKLQTLNLPSKASTFLNPCNFRVPISIEIKPRQKKFHGSSLSVRMSWDGPLSAVKLIIQGKNLELTDTVKKHVEDKVGKAVLKHSHLVREVDVWLSVRGGEFGKGPRTRRCEVTLFTKKHGVVRAEEEGETLYASIDLASSLIQRKLRKIKEKESDHGRHMKGFNRLKFREPSVGVLVEDEGPVPQQVEDKETVPKQEEGDLINEIVRTKYFDMPPLTVLEAIEQLENVDHDFYGFRNEETGEINIIYKRKAGGYGLIIPKGNGESANLETLVVEPVREHSLAE; this is translated from the exons ATGGCTAGGCTCTTATCTTCATTACAGGCAAACTTTCTTCACCCCCtttaccatccttcttcttcttcttcttcttcttcttcttcttcttcagttgCTAGTTGTTCAACCAGACCTTTCGTGAAGCTTCAAACCCTCAATTTACCATCAAAGGCTTCCACTTTCTTGAACCCGTGTAACTTTCGGGTACCCATTTCGATTGAGATAAAACCCAGACAGAAGAAGTTCCATGGCAGCTCACTGTCTGTTCGGATGTCGTGGGACGGTCCGCTGAGTGCGGTCAAGCTGATAATACAGGGCAAGAATTTGGAG TTGACAGATACAGTTAAGAAGCATGTCGAAGATAAAGTTGGCAAGGCTGTTCTAAAGCATAGCCACCTAGTGAGGGAAGTCGATGTTTGGTTGTCAGTTCGTGGTGGAGAGTTTGGAAAAGGTCCAAGGACTAGGAGATGTGAG GTGACTTTGTTCACAAAGAAGCATGGAGTAGTTCGGGCTGAGGAAGAAGGTGAGACACTCTATGCAAGCATAGATCTTGCATCCTCCCTTATTCAGAGGAAGTTAAGGAAAATCAAGGAGAAGGAATCAGACCATGGCCGACACATGAAGGGATTTAACAGGTTGAAGTTCAGGGAACCTTCAGTAGGAGTATTGGTGGAAGATGAAGGACCAGTTCCTCAACAAGTGGAAGATAAAGAAACAGTTCCTAAACAAGAGGAAGGGGACCTTATCAACGAG ATTGTTCGCACAAAATACTTTGACATGCCACCATTGACTGTCCTTGAAGCAATTGAACAACTGGAAAATGTTGATCATGACTTTTATGGTTTCCGAAATGAAGAGACTG GTGAGATTAACATCATTTACAAGAGAAAGGCAGGAGGTTATGGGCTTATTATTCCCAAAGGTAATGGTGAATCTGCTAATTTAGAGACTCTGGTGGTAGAACCAGTTAGAGAACACTCCTTGGCGGAATAG